From the Anaerolineae bacterium genome, the window ACCCACGCAGCCGCCAGCGCCTCAGGAGCAACCCACGCAGCCGCCAGCACCCCAAGAGCAGCCCACACAGCCACCCGCGGAAGGCAAGCGTTTCGCGGGGATCACCATCAACGCCATCACCTTCTCTGGTCCTCAGATCGCCGAGCCGATGCAGCGACGCGGCAAGGAGTTCAGCGAGTTGACCGGCGCCACCGTCAACGTGGTCACCGTGCCATTCGCTGACCTCTACCAGAAGATCCTCAACGACTTCGCCACCGGCACCAACAGCTACGACGTGATCGTGTTCGCGCCGCAGTGGCTAGTGGACTACGTGGATTACCTAGAGGATCTCACCGATCGCGTCAATGCAGACAAGGATCTGCAGTGGGAAGACATCGCGCCCTTCTTCCGTGACTTCTCCTCGACCTACAACGGGCGCATTTACACCATCCCGCTGGATGGCGACTTCCAGATGGTGTATTACCGCACCGACATCGCCCAGCAGCTCGGCTTGAAGCC encodes:
- a CDS encoding extracellular solute-binding protein; its protein translation is PTQPPAPQEQPTQPPAPQEQPTQPPAEGKRFAGITINAITFSGPQIAEPMQRRGKEFSELTGATVNVVTVPFADLYQKILNDFATGTNSYDVIVFAPQWLVDYVDYLEDLTDRVNADKDLQWEDIAPFFRDFSSTYNGRIYTIPLDGDFQMVYYRTDIAQQLGLKPPQTWEDYIAFAKAVSEAKLTTDDGKPVYGSCIAKKKAAQSYWMVASFAAAFLQSQGTSQGAFFDLETFKPLFGDNEGFRRALELYKETTKFGPPDEINLDVGDTRGLW